A DNA window from Niabella yanshanensis contains the following coding sequences:
- a CDS encoding zinc metallopeptidase — MTSSIFLVSMIFVGISMLVSMVLKSKFKKYAQIPLANGMSGKEVAEKMLRENGIYDVRVISTPGFLSDHYDPTKKTVNLSPDVYEGRSISAAAVAAHECGHAVQHATAYGPLEMRSKLVPAVQFSSTIVNWVLLAGVVMAYSGSTTLLLIGIILMAITVVFSLITLPVEFDASKRALAWLQTTNVTNNNEYPQAKDALKWAATTYVVAALAAVVTLVQYIMIYLGGRRD, encoded by the coding sequence ATGACTTCATCCATTTTTTTAGTTTCGATGATTTTTGTGGGCATCAGTATGCTGGTGTCGATGGTGCTGAAAAGTAAGTTTAAGAAATATGCCCAGATCCCTTTAGCTAATGGAATGAGTGGCAAAGAAGTAGCCGAAAAAATGCTCAGGGAAAATGGTATTTATGATGTGCGGGTGATATCTACTCCCGGTTTTTTATCTGATCACTACGATCCGACTAAAAAAACAGTGAATTTAAGCCCTGACGTTTACGAAGGCAGAAGCATTTCGGCCGCAGCAGTGGCAGCTCATGAGTGCGGCCATGCAGTGCAGCACGCTACGGCATATGGCCCCCTGGAAATGCGTAGTAAACTTGTGCCTGCAGTACAATTCAGCTCTACTATCGTGAATTGGGTGTTACTGGCAGGAGTTGTAATGGCATATTCAGGAAGTACTACACTTTTATTAATAGGTATCATATTAATGGCTATTACTGTTGTTTTTAGCTTAATTACCTTGCCGGTAGAATTTGATGCCAGCAAAAGGGCATTAGCGTGGCTGCAAACTACCAATGTCACCAATAATAATGAGTATCCTCAAGCCAAGGACGCCTTAAAATGGGCTGCTACAACCTATGTGGTTGCTGCGCTGGCAGCAGTGGTTACGTTGGTTCAGTACATTATGATCTATTTGGGAGGCAGAAGAGATTAA
- a CDS encoding ComF family protein produces the protein MSTLTLIKESLLQLFYPHLCAGCGSDTLPVSSQLCIKCIHGLPLSHFEKQADNPVEKILAGRIEFEKATAQLYFTKHSALQHIMHAFKYKDNKDLGHQLGLIMGNQLLESHRFKDINALIPLPLHESKQQKRGYNQAEILCNGIAEIMKIPVITGAVIRPDATETQTKKNRTERWKNMEGKFALTNENLIENKHVLLVDDVITTGATLEACGQELLQAPGVKLSIATLCYASKI, from the coding sequence ATGAGCACCCTTACGTTAATTAAAGAGTCTCTTTTGCAGCTCTTTTACCCGCATTTATGCGCGGGTTGTGGCTCAGATACCCTACCCGTCAGTAGTCAGCTCTGCATAAAATGCATTCATGGTTTGCCTTTAAGCCACTTTGAAAAGCAGGCTGATAACCCAGTAGAAAAAATATTAGCAGGTAGAATTGAATTTGAAAAAGCAACTGCCCAGTTATATTTCACCAAGCATTCTGCCTTACAACATATCATGCACGCATTTAAATATAAGGACAATAAGGACCTGGGGCATCAATTGGGTTTGATCATGGGTAACCAACTGTTGGAAAGCCACCGCTTTAAAGACATAAATGCTTTGATACCTCTGCCATTGCACGAAAGTAAGCAACAAAAAAGGGGATACAACCAGGCAGAAATCTTGTGCAATGGTATCGCCGAAATCATGAAAATTCCAGTTATCACAGGAGCTGTTATAAGACCGGATGCCACTGAAACCCAAACAAAGAAAAACCGTACCGAGCGCTGGAAAAATATGGAAGGCAAGTTTGCCTTAACCAACGAAAACCTAATTGAAAACAAACACGTACTTTTAGTGGACGATGTAATTACTACGGGAGCAACACTGGAAGCCTGCGGACAAGAACTTTTACAGGCTCCGGGGGTTAAGCTAAGTATAGCAACATTGTGTTACGCGTCTAAAATTTAA
- a CDS encoding glutathione peroxidase, with the protein MKTLFLTLLLSSTLFFAGNIYQFKVNGLSGGSINFNDFKGKKILVVNTASKCGLTPQYEGLEALYKKYKGKLVIVGFPANNFKGQEPGSNEEISEFCQKNYGVTFPMASKVSVSGDDVAPIYKYLSEEAQKKGLENPLTWNFGKFLINEKGELIATFSPKTQPMSDDILKYLN; encoded by the coding sequence ATGAAAACTTTATTTCTTACCTTATTATTATCATCGACATTATTCTTCGCCGGCAATATTTACCAGTTTAAAGTAAATGGGCTAAGTGGCGGCAGCATCAACTTCAACGACTTTAAAGGTAAAAAAATACTGGTGGTGAACACGGCCAGCAAATGCGGACTGACGCCTCAATATGAAGGACTGGAAGCTCTCTACAAAAAATATAAGGGCAAACTGGTGATCGTAGGATTTCCTGCCAACAACTTTAAAGGCCAGGAACCCGGAAGTAATGAAGAAATATCCGAGTTCTGCCAAAAAAATTATGGCGTAACATTCCCAATGGCTTCAAAAGTTTCTGTATCCGGAGATGATGTGGCGCCTATTTACAAATACCTCTCTGAGGAAGCGCAAAAGAAAGGCTTAGAAAATCCATTAACCTGGAATTTTGGAAAATTCCTGATTAATGAGAAAGGAGAACTGATTGCAACTTTCTCTCCGAAGACTCAACCAATGAGCGATGATATTCTGAAGTATTTGAATTAA
- the radA gene encoding DNA repair protein RadA — protein sequence MSKVKKSFFCQNCGYESVKWIGQCPSCSQWNSFVEEVIEKDNGKQNWNDYTTNDKRISKAVALSQVKSGEEKRITTTDAELNRVLGGGIVSGSIILVAGEPGIGKSTLFLQSGLQLQDQRVLYISGEESEQQIKMRADRLYNNGASINNDNFFLLTETSTQTIFQEIKKLKPDVVIVDSVQTLQSNLIDASQGSISQIKECAGEFQRYAKETNTPVFLIGHITKEGGIAGPKILEHMVDVVLQFEGDRHYAYRILRTLKNRFGSTSELGIYEMTDKGMRGVANPSEILITQKEEQLSGIAIAATLEGVRPLLIEVQSLVTQSVYGTPQRTVSGFDLRRLQLLLAVLEKRGGFHFGVKDVFLNIAGGIKVEDPSIDLAVLCALLSSYEDVPLPQSICFAGEIGLSGEIRAVNKIDQRIAEAEKLGFEKIIVSKYNQSVKQSRQKFNIEVITMARVEEVYQYLF from the coding sequence ATGAGTAAAGTGAAAAAGTCTTTTTTCTGCCAGAACTGTGGTTATGAAAGTGTAAAATGGATCGGACAATGTCCATCTTGCAGCCAGTGGAACAGTTTTGTAGAAGAAGTGATTGAGAAAGACAATGGCAAACAAAACTGGAATGATTATACCACCAACGACAAGAGAATATCGAAAGCGGTGGCGCTATCTCAGGTAAAAAGTGGGGAAGAGAAAAGAATAACGACCACAGACGCAGAACTCAACAGGGTTTTAGGAGGCGGTATTGTTAGTGGAAGCATCATATTAGTTGCCGGCGAGCCAGGTATTGGCAAAAGCACTTTATTTCTTCAAAGCGGCTTACAGTTGCAGGATCAGCGGGTTTTGTATATCAGTGGAGAAGAAAGCGAGCAACAAATTAAAATGCGCGCTGACAGATTATACAACAACGGTGCGTCGATCAATAATGATAATTTCTTCCTGCTAACAGAAACCTCTACTCAAACTATTTTCCAGGAAATAAAGAAACTAAAGCCGGATGTAGTGATTGTAGACTCTGTTCAGACATTACAGTCCAACCTGATAGATGCCTCCCAGGGAAGTATTTCACAGATCAAAGAATGTGCAGGGGAGTTTCAGCGTTACGCCAAAGAAACCAATACCCCCGTATTCCTCATCGGACACATTACCAAAGAAGGAGGTATTGCGGGCCCTAAGATACTGGAACACATGGTAGATGTGGTACTGCAGTTTGAGGGTGACCGGCATTATGCATATCGCATATTACGCACGCTAAAGAACCGCTTTGGCAGCACCAGCGAGCTGGGTATTTATGAAATGACCGATAAAGGCATGCGTGGTGTAGCCAATCCCAGCGAAATACTCATTACTCAAAAAGAAGAGCAGCTTAGTGGTATTGCCATTGCAGCTACACTCGAAGGTGTACGCCCCTTATTGATAGAGGTACAATCGCTGGTAACACAATCCGTGTATGGCACACCTCAAAGAACGGTAAGCGGATTCGATCTGAGACGTTTGCAGCTATTGCTCGCTGTGCTGGAAAAAAGAGGCGGATTTCATTTTGGTGTAAAAGATGTGTTCCTGAATATCGCCGGGGGTATTAAAGTAGAAGACCCTTCTATTGACCTGGCCGTTCTTTGCGCCCTGCTCTCATCGTATGAAGATGTGCCTTTGCCCCAAAGTATTTGTTTTGCCGGTGAGATTGGTTTAAGTGGTGAAATACGCGCTGTCAATAAAATTGATCAACGTATAGCCGAAGCCGAGAAACTGGGCTTTGAAAAGATAATCGTATCAAAATACAATCAATCGGTAAAGCAGAGCCGGCAAAAGTTTAATATAGAAGTGATCACCATGGCCCGGGTTGAAGAAGTATATCAATATTTATTTTAA
- a CDS encoding amidohydrolase: MRTPLLFLVFAILTASCQSKKTADLLIYNATIYTVDSQFSKAEAMAIQDGKILATGTKAELTNTYSFKDSLNAEGKYIYPGFIDAHAHFAGYAQSLTEINLFNTSSWDSIIERVVQHQSPTGDTSGWIVGRGWDQNDWPVKAFPTNERLNARFPDRPVYLVRIDGHAAIANNKALELAGIKAGDTISGGEFVIQNGRLTGVLVDNAMDRVAARIPFPTDQEFEKSLQLAQQNCFATGLTTIHDCGLNYELVEKIQFFQEKGSLKMRLFVLLSDAKKNYDYLTKRGSIKTDRLKVSGFKLYGDGALGSRGACLLKDYSDKPGWKGFLLSDAAHFDSMAALIIKNKWQMCTHAIGDSGNRVVLNIYAKYLNGKNDLRWRIEHAQVVNESDFHYFKDHSILPSVQPTHATSDMHWAGDRLGNDRLKGAYAYQQLLQQNGWISLGTDFPVEDISPFKTFYAAVIRKDEKGFPAGGFQMENALTREQALRGMTIWAARSAFEELEKGSLEAGKLADFIVLDQDIMTAPEQALLKTKVIKTFLNGEMVYKN, translated from the coding sequence ATGCGTACGCCGCTGCTCTTCTTGGTCTTTGCTATTCTCACCGCCAGTTGTCAATCAAAGAAAACCGCAGACCTGCTCATTTACAATGCCACTATTTACACCGTGGATTCGCAATTCAGCAAAGCGGAGGCAATGGCTATCCAGGACGGGAAGATACTTGCTACCGGAACAAAGGCTGAACTTACCAATACCTACAGCTTTAAAGATAGCCTTAATGCCGAAGGCAAATATATTTACCCGGGCTTCATTGATGCACATGCCCATTTTGCGGGTTATGCTCAATCCCTTACGGAAATCAACCTTTTTAATACAAGCAGCTGGGATAGCATTATAGAGCGTGTTGTACAACATCAATCCCCTACTGGAGATACCAGCGGCTGGATTGTAGGCCGGGGCTGGGATCAAAATGACTGGCCTGTAAAAGCTTTTCCCACTAATGAGCGGCTTAATGCCCGTTTTCCGGATCGACCTGTGTACCTGGTTCGTATCGACGGGCACGCGGCTATTGCCAATAACAAGGCATTGGAACTGGCTGGTATTAAAGCCGGCGACACTATTAGCGGCGGCGAATTTGTAATACAAAACGGCAGGTTAACCGGAGTTTTGGTGGATAATGCGATGGACAGAGTAGCAGCCCGCATACCATTCCCCACAGACCAGGAATTTGAAAAATCGCTGCAACTGGCCCAGCAAAACTGTTTTGCAACCGGGCTCACCACCATTCATGATTGCGGGTTAAATTATGAGCTGGTTGAAAAGATACAATTCTTCCAGGAGAAAGGCTCCCTGAAAATGCGGTTGTTTGTTTTACTAAGCGATGCTAAAAAGAACTACGACTATCTAACTAAAAGAGGATCTATTAAAACGGATCGGTTGAAGGTCAGCGGCTTTAAATTATATGGTGATGGTGCATTGGGCTCCAGGGGCGCCTGCCTATTAAAAGACTACTCCGATAAGCCCGGCTGGAAAGGATTTTTACTAAGTGATGCGGCCCATTTCGACTCTATGGCAGCCCTTATTATAAAAAACAAATGGCAGATGTGTACCCATGCCATCGGGGATAGCGGCAACCGTGTAGTACTCAATATCTACGCTAAATATTTAAACGGCAAAAACGATCTTCGCTGGCGTATAGAGCATGCGCAGGTGGTAAACGAAAGCGATTTTCATTACTTCAAAGATCACAGCATCCTACCTTCGGTACAGCCTACGCATGCCACTTCTGATATGCATTGGGCGGGAGACCGGTTAGGAAATGACCGCCTGAAGGGAGCTTATGCGTACCAACAGCTGCTGCAGCAAAATGGCTGGATATCCCTGGGCACCGACTTCCCCGTTGAAGACATTTCTCCTTTTAAAACCTTTTATGCGGCGGTAATCCGTAAAGATGAAAAGGGATTTCCTGCCGGCGGCTTTCAAATGGAAAATGCATTAACCCGTGAGCAGGCTTTACGGGGCATGACGATATGGGCTGCCCGTTCGGCTTTCGAAGAGTTAGAGAAAGGAAGCCTGGAAGCAGGAAAACTGGCAGACTTTATTGTGCTGGACCAGGATATTATGACGGCACCTGAGCAAGCTCTATTGAAAACAAAGGTAATAAAGACCTTTCTCAACGGGGAAATGGTGTATAAAAATTAA
- the zwf gene encoding glucose-6-phosphate dehydrogenase, with the protein MQRDLENRKPQATILFIFGGSGDLNQRKLTPALFNLSIDGLMPEEFAIIGTGRTDYSNEKFRNHLFGGIKEFSRRKENPPGSWEAFSEHISYLRMDVDQPASYEPIKEIIEKYEADWGTSAEVIFYLAVAPQLVPEITTNLHGLQLDKSKDCMRIVVEKPFGHDLKSSKELNKLLTDMFDESQIYRIDHYLGKDTVQNILALRFANALFEPLWNSNYIDHVQITASETVGVEDRGGYYERSGALRDMVQNHILQLLCMVAMEAPVSFNADEIRNKKSDVLNAIRKIKKEDVQKYAVRGQYSQGWMQGKEEKAYRDEKGVNPNSGVETFAAVKFYVDNWRWQGVPFYVRTGKFLKEKTTLITIQFKEGPKYAFPPEASETWRSNRLTISIQPEMDIRLRFQAKRPGQTMSLNPVNMVFSYNETFQEPQPEAYETLLLDAMMGNPTQFMRGDQVEIAWEVIEPILDTWEKRPPVDFPNYAPGSWGPEDAEALIAKDGRNWITLPPGKKEH; encoded by the coding sequence ATGCAAAGAGATTTAGAAAACAGAAAGCCCCAGGCTACCATACTATTCATTTTTGGTGGCAGCGGCGACCTTAACCAACGCAAACTAACTCCTGCCCTGTTCAATTTAAGTATAGATGGACTGATGCCGGAAGAATTTGCCATTATTGGTACCGGTAGAACAGATTATAGCAATGAGAAATTCAGGAACCATTTATTCGGTGGTATTAAAGAGTTCTCCCGTCGTAAAGAAAATCCTCCCGGTAGCTGGGAAGCTTTTTCTGAACATATTTCTTATTTAAGAATGGATGTGGACCAGCCAGCATCTTATGAGCCTATCAAAGAGATTATTGAAAAATATGAAGCAGATTGGGGCACTTCTGCAGAAGTGATCTTTTACCTGGCGGTAGCACCACAGCTGGTACCTGAAATCACCACTAATCTTCATGGTCTGCAATTAGACAAATCGAAAGATTGCATGCGCATTGTGGTAGAAAAGCCATTTGGGCATGACCTGAAGAGTTCGAAGGAATTAAATAAACTCCTGACCGATATGTTTGACGAAAGCCAGATATATCGTATTGACCATTATTTAGGAAAAGATACGGTGCAGAATATCCTGGCACTTCGTTTTGCCAATGCTTTATTTGAGCCTTTATGGAACAGCAATTATATTGATCACGTACAGATCACAGCTTCAGAAACAGTAGGTGTGGAAGATCGTGGCGGTTATTACGAACGCTCGGGCGCATTGCGTGATATGGTGCAGAACCATATTTTACAGTTATTGTGCATGGTAGCCATGGAAGCTCCCGTATCGTTCAATGCCGATGAGATCCGTAATAAGAAATCGGATGTTTTGAATGCGATCCGCAAGATCAAAAAGGAAGATGTACAGAAATACGCCGTTCGCGGCCAGTACTCGCAGGGATGGATGCAGGGTAAGGAAGAAAAGGCATACCGCGATGAGAAAGGAGTCAATCCGAACTCGGGTGTTGAAACATTTGCGGCAGTAAAGTTTTATGTGGATAACTGGCGCTGGCAGGGTGTGCCTTTTTATGTACGTACCGGTAAATTCTTAAAAGAAAAAACCACGCTGATCACGATACAGTTTAAAGAAGGGCCAAAATATGCGTTTCCTCCGGAAGCATCTGAAACCTGGCGTTCCAACCGGCTTACCATCAGCATACAGCCTGAAATGGATATCCGCCTGCGGTTCCAGGCTAAACGCCCCGGACAAACCATGTCCTTGAACCCGGTAAACATGGTGTTCAGCTATAATGAAACCTTCCAGGAGCCTCAACCCGAAGCTTACGAAACCCTGCTACTGGATGCGATGATGGGTAACCCTACCCAGTTTATGCGTGGCGACCAGGTAGAAATTGCCTGGGAAGTAATTGAGCCTATACTGGATACCTGGGAAAAACGCCCGCCGGTAGACTTCCCTAATTATGCCCCGGGAAGCTGGGGGCCTGAAGACGCCGAAGCGTTGATTGCGAAAGACGGCAGAAACTGGATCACTTTGCCTCCGGGAAAAAAGGAGCACTAA
- a CDS encoding S41 family peptidase translates to MRHFAFLFVMISTSLCINAQTSQQQKNMIAFAKLYGYVKYFHPSDEAAALDWDRFAIYGAGKVLHAKSDAELSSTLQNLFRPFAPSVQIGKNPVFKKSLIIPADKNYYKPAFWFHTGVGFSDNPIYSSVRLNRPQTAKKGRPSGFAPFTQAIEALALRGKEIKMSGRMKVDVSESGTGHFWLRVDRADNKMGFFYNMDDKPAIKNEWQSYEFTGKVDSDAQQIYFGGFLQGEGTIWADDVKLFERDKEGDAWRPVDIKNGGFETAGQSSHAEGWFTGPVEGYKYAVNPSDNNKILEITNDNSAAQPDPSSVTITTAVDYKASPKPGEVITAALGPNIEAVVPIVLYCTTEHTFPAGNAGNLAMLKKEMDAFFNENRNATSLALRLGDVVIAWNIFKHFFPYWNNASQSSDAILEKAVAKSFTDPTPLAFKETLLQMTEPLNDGHVWVGLNNDASNAYTLPIQFDWVENKVIVDKVFDKNAGDVQPGDIVDKIDGQSAAAVYKDKMSLISGSPQWKSYRAMSNFAAGSQNSPVKLTLLRGDKTIELPLNRDLPVGQYGTAVNNLRKKSGKVTDGIYYLDLNTLSKDTIDSWIHDLAGAKGIICDLRGYPNSNHNLINHLLKTGEDTKWMFVAKTAHPDQQKIEFKDFGWNMQPQQPAIKGKVIFITDGRAISYAESYMGFVKDFKLATIIGQPTAGTNGNVNPFTLPGGYTISWTGMLVKNHDGSAHHIKGIIPDIPLQRTLKGVAEGRDEFYEKAVQLIQAE, encoded by the coding sequence ATGAGACATTTTGCTTTCCTTTTTGTAATGATATCCACATCACTATGCATTAATGCACAAACCAGCCAGCAACAAAAAAACATGATCGCTTTCGCGAAGCTGTATGGCTATGTGAAATATTTTCACCCTTCAGACGAAGCAGCAGCTTTAGACTGGGACCGGTTTGCTATTTATGGAGCGGGTAAAGTTCTTCACGCAAAATCTGATGCTGAGCTCTCCTCCACCTTACAAAACCTCTTTCGGCCATTTGCACCCTCCGTTCAAATCGGGAAAAACCCCGTATTCAAAAAAAGCCTGATTATCCCGGCTGATAAAAATTACTACAAACCGGCATTCTGGTTTCACACCGGGGTGGGTTTTTCCGACAATCCCATTTATTCCAGCGTACGGTTAAACCGGCCACAGACGGCTAAAAAAGGCAGGCCTTCAGGCTTCGCGCCCTTTACCCAGGCAATAGAAGCGCTAGCGCTACGGGGAAAAGAAATAAAAATGTCAGGACGCATGAAAGTAGATGTATCAGAAAGTGGCACGGGGCATTTCTGGCTCAGGGTAGACAGGGCGGATAATAAAATGGGATTCTTCTATAATATGGATGATAAGCCCGCCATTAAAAATGAGTGGCAATCTTACGAATTTACCGGTAAGGTAGATTCCGATGCCCAACAAATATACTTTGGCGGATTTTTGCAAGGTGAGGGTACTATATGGGCAGATGATGTAAAACTTTTTGAAAGAGACAAGGAAGGAGATGCCTGGCGCCCGGTAGACATAAAAAATGGAGGGTTTGAAACAGCCGGTCAGAGCAGCCATGCCGAAGGATGGTTTACCGGTCCGGTAGAAGGGTACAAATACGCTGTCAATCCTTCCGACAATAATAAAATTCTTGAAATCACTAATGACAACTCAGCAGCTCAGCCAGACCCTTCTTCAGTAACCATCACAACGGCTGTAGATTATAAAGCTTCCCCTAAACCCGGCGAAGTAATAACCGCAGCACTTGGCCCCAACATTGAAGCTGTTGTGCCCATCGTGCTATATTGCACCACAGAACATACTTTTCCGGCAGGTAATGCTGGCAACTTAGCAATGTTGAAAAAAGAAATGGATGCGTTCTTTAACGAAAACAGAAACGCCACCAGCCTGGCACTCAGGTTGGGCGATGTGGTCATTGCCTGGAACATATTCAAACATTTCTTTCCTTACTGGAACAATGCTTCACAAAGCTCCGATGCAATATTGGAAAAGGCTGTAGCCAAATCTTTCACCGACCCAACACCTCTTGCTTTCAAAGAAACGCTGCTTCAGATGACCGAGCCATTGAACGATGGGCATGTATGGGTAGGCTTAAATAATGACGCGTCTAACGCCTATACCTTACCTATTCAATTTGATTGGGTGGAAAACAAAGTGATTGTTGACAAGGTTTTTGATAAAAATGCAGGAGACGTTCAGCCCGGCGATATCGTAGATAAAATAGATGGCCAAAGCGCCGCTGCTGTTTATAAAGATAAAATGAGCTTGATTTCCGGCTCACCCCAATGGAAATCTTACAGGGCAATGAGCAACTTTGCGGCCGGTTCTCAAAACAGCCCGGTTAAACTAACGCTATTGCGTGGCGATAAAACTATCGAACTGCCATTAAACAGAGACTTACCAGTTGGGCAATATGGAACAGCCGTAAATAATCTCCGAAAAAAAAGCGGGAAAGTGACAGACGGTATTTATTACCTGGACCTCAATACGCTATCTAAAGACACTATCGATAGTTGGATCCATGATCTGGCCGGGGCAAAAGGTATTATTTGTGACCTTCGTGGATATCCCAACAGCAACCACAACCTCATTAATCACCTGCTGAAAACGGGTGAAGATACCAAGTGGATGTTTGTTGCCAAGACAGCTCACCCCGATCAGCAGAAAATTGAGTTTAAAGATTTTGGATGGAATATGCAACCTCAGCAACCTGCTATTAAGGGCAAAGTAATCTTCATAACAGACGGCAGGGCGATCAGCTATGCCGAAAGCTATATGGGTTTTGTTAAAGACTTCAAACTGGCTACCATCATAGGCCAACCTACGGCAGGCACCAATGGCAATGTCAATCCTTTTACGCTACCGGGCGGGTACACTATATCGTGGACCGGTATGCTGGTTAAAAACCACGATGGCAGCGCCCATCACATAAAAGGCATTATACCAGACATTCCGTTGCAGAGAACCTTAAAAGGTGTTGCGGAAGGAAGAGACGAATTTTATGAAAAAGCAGTTCAGCTTATACAGGCAGAATAG
- the gnd gene encoding decarboxylating NADP(+)-dependent phosphogluconate dehydrogenase produces the protein MAELSDIGVIGLAVMGENLILNMESKGFRVTAYNRTVDKVDNFINGRAKGKNITGAHSIEELVGSLKSPRKVMLMVKAGKPVDDFIETLLPHLQEGDIIIDGGNSHFPDTERRVKYVESKGLRYIGTGVSGGEEGALLGPSIMPGGSKSAWPEVKPIFQGIAAKVADGSPCCDWVGDGGAGHFVKMVHNGIEYGDMQLICEVYQIMKDVLGMSADEMHEVFKEWNEGELDSYLIEITRDILAHKEDGVPTIDKILDTAGQKGTGKWTGTVALELGIPLTLITESVFSRCLSAVKDERVAASKVLTAAPAISFNGDKKQFIDQLRDALYAAKVISYAQGYQMMRAAAKEYGWELNYGNIALMWRGGCIIRSRFLGNIKEAFDTNPELVNLLLDPFFAEKIQACQEGLRKVTATAILNGIPAPCLSAAINYYDGYRTERLPANLLQAQRDYFGAHTYEKIDEPRGRFFHTNWTGRGGDTASTTYDV, from the coding sequence ATGGCAGAATTATCAGATATAGGTGTTATAGGCCTGGCCGTAATGGGCGAAAATCTTATTCTAAATATGGAAAGCAAAGGCTTTCGCGTAACGGCTTATAACCGCACGGTAGATAAGGTGGACAACTTTATCAACGGACGGGCTAAAGGAAAAAATATAACAGGAGCCCATTCGATAGAAGAGTTGGTGGGTTCACTTAAGTCGCCACGTAAAGTGATGTTGATGGTGAAGGCAGGAAAGCCTGTAGACGATTTTATTGAAACATTATTGCCCCACCTGCAGGAAGGAGATATTATTATAGATGGAGGCAACTCTCATTTTCCTGATACGGAAAGAAGAGTAAAATACGTGGAAAGTAAAGGCCTCCGTTATATTGGTACCGGAGTGTCGGGTGGTGAAGAAGGCGCATTACTGGGCCCCTCTATTATGCCGGGCGGTTCTAAGTCTGCATGGCCTGAAGTGAAACCTATTTTCCAGGGCATTGCTGCTAAAGTTGCCGACGGGTCTCCCTGTTGTGATTGGGTAGGCGACGGTGGCGCTGGTCATTTTGTAAAAATGGTGCACAACGGTATTGAATATGGCGATATGCAATTGATTTGCGAAGTATACCAGATCATGAAAGATGTATTAGGTATGTCTGCAGATGAAATGCACGAAGTATTTAAAGAGTGGAATGAAGGCGAGCTGGATAGCTACCTGATTGAAATTACGAGGGATATACTGGCACATAAAGAAGATGGGGTGCCTACTATAGACAAGATCCTGGATACTGCTGGTCAAAAAGGTACAGGCAAGTGGACTGGTACGGTTGCGCTGGAGTTGGGTATCCCGCTTACATTAATTACAGAGTCGGTTTTCTCAAGATGTCTATCCGCGGTTAAGGATGAGCGCGTGGCCGCCTCTAAAGTATTAACTGCAGCTCCGGCAATTTCTTTCAATGGTGATAAAAAACAGTTTATAGACCAGTTAAGAGATGCATTATATGCGGCCAAAGTGATCTCTTATGCACAAGGTTACCAGATGATGCGCGCCGCTGCCAAAGAGTATGGCTGGGAATTGAACTATGGCAATATTGCTTTAATGTGGAGAGGTGGTTGTATCATCCGTTCGCGCTTCCTGGGTAATATCAAAGAGGCGTTTGATACCAACCCCGAACTGGTAAATCTGTTATTGGATCCTTTTTTTGCAGAAAAGATACAGGCTTGCCAGGAAGGCTTAAGAAAGGTAACAGCAACCGCTATTTTAAACGGCATACCGGCGCCTTGTTTGAGTGCGGCTATTAATTATTATGATGGTTATCGTACCGAAAGATTACCGGCCAACCTGCTTCAGGCGCAACGTGATTACTTCGGTGCCCATACTTATGAAAAGATAGATGAGCCAAGAGGCAGGTTCTTCCATACTAACTGGACGGGCCGCGGCGGTGATACTGCATCAACTACTTATGATGTGTAG